In Spinacia oleracea cultivar Varoflay chromosome 5, BTI_SOV_V1, whole genome shotgun sequence, a single window of DNA contains:
- the LOC130461712 gene encoding LOW QUALITY PROTEIN: kxDL motif-containing protein LO9-177-like (The sequence of the model RefSeq protein was modified relative to this genomic sequence to represent the inferred CDS: deleted 1 base in 1 codon; substituted 1 base at 1 genomic stop codon), which produces MTYTDYILCLYLHMKVSERTSIRAASKEVSHEVKTLMDTEAIDSFKQTQHLLLGRLQDSNAVLSHFINEYLDNCXADVMTEFSKNTRLLKSMKSDLDYIFLKLRNIKSKIFATYPDAFPNESLEVVDTRPDLEVPVCDMSSQDHASPTESHQPPSV; this is translated from the exons ATGACGTATACTGACTATATCTTGTGCCTCTATTTACATATGAAAGTATCGGAGAGGACATCGATAAGGGCTGCATCTAAGGAGGTTTCTCATGAAGTGAAAACTCTGATGGATACGGAGGCTATAGATTCATTCAAGCAAACACAACACCTGCTATTAGGAAGGTTGCAAGATAGCAATGCAGTGCTTTCACATTTT ATCAATGAATACTTAGACAATTGCTAAGCAGATGTCATGACTGAGTTTTCAAAAAATACACGTCTTTTGAAATCAATGAAGAGTGACCTTGACTACATATTTCTCAAGTTGAGAAACATCAAGTCCAAGATTTTCGCCACTTATCCTGATGCGTTTCCAAATGAATCCTTGGAAGTTGTTGACACCAGACCAGACCTTGAGGTACCTGTGTGTGATATGAGTTCGCAAGATCATGCAAGTCCGACAGAATCCCATCAACCACCATCTGTATAA